Proteins from a single region of Dysosmobacter acutus:
- the radA gene encoding DNA repair protein RadA — MKSKTRFYCTECGNEYPKWAGKCPACGAWNTIVEQPEVRRGKVASSSIDGVRKARPVTDLQTAEEIRFQTGIGELDRVLGGGAVRGSLVLVGGAPGIGKSTLLLQICSSLCEFSKVLYVSGEESEHQLKLRARRLQVESDRLYVISETNLEDVLESVREEKPDVLIIDSIQTLYDEALDSPAGSVAQVKNATMSLMQLAKGENLTVFVIGHVNKEGSIAGPKVLEHMVDCVLYFEGDQRMSYRILRAAKNRFGATNEIGVFEMRSEGLVEVENPSEMLLSGRPEDAPGTCVTCVMEGARPVLAEIQALVVPSSFSTPRRTSNGFDYNRAAMLMAVLEKRAGLKVSSCDAYLNIIGGLYLDEPSADLAAVIALASSYLDQAISNDLVAVGEVGLTGELRGVSHLEQRLSEVRRLGFNRCLIPAKQREDLRIPPGLQLISARNIGEALRAVLRR, encoded by the coding sequence ATGAAATCCAAGACGCGGTTTTACTGCACAGAGTGCGGAAATGAATATCCCAAATGGGCGGGGAAGTGTCCTGCGTGCGGCGCATGGAACACCATTGTGGAGCAGCCGGAAGTCCGCAGGGGAAAGGTTGCCTCATCCTCCATTGACGGGGTGCGGAAGGCCAGACCGGTGACGGACCTTCAGACGGCTGAGGAGATTCGCTTTCAAACCGGGATCGGAGAACTGGACCGGGTGTTAGGCGGAGGAGCCGTGCGGGGTTCTCTGGTTCTGGTGGGCGGCGCGCCTGGGATTGGTAAATCCACATTGCTGCTGCAGATTTGCAGCAGCTTGTGCGAGTTTTCCAAGGTATTATATGTATCTGGCGAGGAATCAGAGCATCAGCTGAAGCTACGGGCCCGCCGCCTGCAGGTGGAGAGCGACCGGCTGTATGTGATCTCCGAAACAAATCTTGAAGACGTGCTGGAATCGGTCCGGGAGGAAAAGCCGGATGTCCTCATCATCGACTCCATTCAGACACTCTATGATGAGGCTCTGGACTCTCCGGCGGGCAGCGTTGCCCAGGTGAAAAATGCCACCATGTCTCTGATGCAGCTGGCCAAAGGAGAAAATTTGACAGTCTTTGTCATTGGCCACGTCAACAAGGAGGGATCAATCGCAGGTCCAAAGGTCTTGGAGCACATGGTGGATTGCGTGCTGTACTTTGAAGGGGATCAGCGGATGAGCTACCGCATTTTGCGGGCAGCCAAAAACCGGTTTGGCGCTACCAATGAAATCGGCGTATTTGAGATGCGCAGCGAGGGGCTGGTGGAGGTGGAAAACCCCTCGGAAATGCTGCTTTCCGGGCGGCCGGAGGATGCGCCGGGGACCTGTGTCACCTGTGTCATGGAAGGTGCCCGGCCTGTGCTGGCCGAAATCCAGGCGCTGGTGGTGCCCAGCAGCTTTTCCACGCCCCGGCGCACCAGCAACGGATTTGACTATAACAGGGCAGCCATGCTGATGGCTGTTCTTGAAAAACGGGCAGGTCTCAAAGTGTCCTCCTGTGACGCATATCTGAATATCATTGGAGGGCTCTATCTGGACGAGCCCTCCGCCGATCTGGCCGCGGTGATTGCATTGGCCTCCAGCTATCTGGATCAGGCCATCAGCAATGACCTGGTGGCCGTCGGGGAAGTGGGCCTCACAGGGGAGCTGCGCGGCGTAAGCCACCTGGAGCAAAGGCTTTCCGAGGTGCGGCGGCTGGGATTCAATCGATGCCTGATTCCGGCAAAGCAGAGGGAGGATCTGAGGATTCCACCCGGTCTTCAGCTGATTTCGGCCCGCAACATTGGCGAGGCGCTGCGTGCGGTGCTGCGCCGCTGA
- a CDS encoding N-acetylmuramoyl-L-alanine amidase gives MVLIIRKKHGVFAGLFCLFVAVLAVVLWQGRGQSAEVFAPGLSGPATVVIDPGHGGEDGGAVAVDGTTESGINLAVALRLDDVMRFLGHETVMTRKEDISVYTEGAKTLREKKVSDLKNRVDQINGTTGAVLISIHQNSMPSAPSVHGAQAFYNRSEGSEELAGAVQESLNQFINAEQGKTAKKIPDSIYLMKHVTCPAVIVECGFLSNAPETARLQTDAYQTALAVSIAAGYQRYLANEGTE, from the coding sequence GTGGTATTGATTATTCGAAAAAAGCACGGTGTGTTTGCGGGGCTGTTCTGTCTTTTCGTGGCTGTTTTAGCCGTTGTTTTGTGGCAGGGCAGAGGGCAGAGTGCGGAGGTTTTCGCCCCGGGTCTGAGCGGCCCTGCCACTGTTGTCATCGATCCCGGGCACGGGGGCGAGGACGGCGGGGCTGTAGCGGTGGATGGCACAACGGAGAGCGGCATCAATCTGGCGGTGGCGCTGCGCCTGGACGATGTGATGCGTTTTCTTGGCCATGAAACGGTGATGACCCGCAAAGAGGATATCTCCGTATATACGGAGGGTGCAAAGACGCTGCGCGAAAAGAAGGTATCCGACCTGAAAAACCGGGTGGATCAGATCAACGGAACAACAGGCGCGGTGCTCATCAGCATTCATCAGAACAGTATGCCGTCGGCACCTTCTGTCCACGGTGCCCAGGCTTTTTACAACCGGTCGGAGGGAAGCGAAGAGCTGGCCGGAGCAGTGCAGGAGAGCTTGAACCAGTTCATCAATGCAGAGCAGGGGAAAACGGCAAAAAAGATACCTGATTCCATTTACCTGATGAAGCATGTGACCTGCCCGGCGGTGATTGTAGAATGCGGATTTTTATCCAACGCACCAGAGACGGCGCGCCTGCAGACCGATGCGTACCAGACGGCTTTGGCCGTATCCATCGCAGCTGGATACCAAAGATATTTAGCAAATGAGGGGACGGAATGA
- a CDS encoding ATP-binding protein, with product MPLFQGTRLEDGRYLGLSVREVTALPHVDVFGTDTGRMGEIFEGLLGDLALLCGESAALEFLWLSQPVSGQKFPARARLFLLLRKLSVTAQQAEREMDAFLSAMEAVLTQKGCSLSGGEPLAGLLKQAEGQLHALVRQEKVPMSFFAQFPYYHYDTLQGCAVDFASLLTALCGALGGALSVQVIPAYLSPEEQLAAEQMRQMLSQAVSGMSGQTPVMGDDTARRPLETYTYYAQDSGPRFLMNLLVGGPPAACAALLARVQSALRGVSLTDTDLTGAFSLGRDLLFSPWNISSALIYQYRDGTLWQNLQGMEDLMRLPYLYTEEETAKLLQIPVDDGSLPGIVSNRVDLSGALFDKAVLAEDNIVFGHLAGDERVRIGAPLKAFTRHGLIVGTPGTGKTTFSVDMLLQFYEKGIPFLAIEPTKTEYRAMIDAIPDLQIFTPGNSGVSPFLCNPFLPPRNITVEKYIPSLVSAFQAAFSMPSPLDMIFLSVVRAAYTKYGWKNSSRAGDPDVQPFGLYEFILCFKELVANSGYSGEVRSNLQSGGTLRLMNLLEQNASIYDTIHTIPLDDLLSKPTVLELNAIENQEQKALLMALLLISVCTHTKQNQKGDGELKNIILIDEAHVLLRGKSRADGPGGQDTTVLALQNMIAEIRSYGTGILIADQSPTAVSRPIVANTDIKVSFRLVQGEEKAALADSTGMEETQRQHLGRLGVGEAFVYYSRLDAPQLVKTTDSRAAKGIRLSVPDGEIAGRMTYWIHHGDLLKPCRECGLCPQCAGGCDLALRDRADYYATRVLQENGVKMKGRSTAAQYAILLHKPLALWEGTPGPDFERLCFCARLRLLRKIALEKGFVFSPREMETILLPREKGE from the coding sequence ATGCCCCTGTTTCAAGGAACCCGACTGGAGGACGGCCGCTACCTGGGCCTGAGCGTCAGGGAGGTGACGGCCCTGCCCCATGTGGATGTGTTCGGCACGGATACCGGGCGGATGGGGGAGATCTTTGAAGGCCTGCTGGGCGACCTTGCCCTGCTGTGCGGGGAGTCCGCGGCGCTGGAGTTTCTCTGGCTGTCCCAGCCGGTGAGCGGACAGAAGTTCCCCGCCCGGGCGCGGCTGTTCCTGCTGCTGCGGAAGCTGTCCGTCACGGCACAGCAGGCAGAGCGGGAGATGGACGCCTTCCTGTCCGCCATGGAGGCGGTGCTCACTCAGAAGGGCTGCTCCCTGTCCGGGGGAGAGCCGTTGGCAGGTCTGCTGAAACAGGCGGAGGGGCAGCTTCACGCTCTTGTGCGGCAGGAGAAGGTGCCCATGAGCTTCTTCGCCCAGTTTCCCTATTACCACTATGACACCCTGCAGGGCTGCGCGGTGGACTTCGCATCCCTTCTGACAGCCCTGTGCGGCGCGCTGGGTGGGGCGCTGTCCGTGCAGGTCATCCCTGCGTATCTGTCCCCGGAGGAACAGTTAGCCGCCGAGCAGATGCGCCAGATGCTTTCCCAGGCGGTCAGCGGAATGTCCGGGCAAACCCCCGTCATGGGGGACGATACCGCCCGCAGGCCGCTGGAAACCTACACCTATTACGCCCAGGACAGCGGCCCCCGCTTTCTGATGAACCTGCTGGTGGGCGGGCCGCCCGCCGCCTGTGCCGCCCTGCTGGCCCGGGTCCAGAGTGCCCTGCGGGGGGTGTCTCTGACGGACACCGACCTGACGGGGGCCTTTTCCCTGGGGCGGGACCTGCTGTTCTCACCCTGGAACATCAGCAGCGCTCTCATCTACCAGTACCGGGATGGGACCCTGTGGCAGAATTTGCAGGGCATGGAGGACCTCATGCGGCTACCGTACCTCTACACGGAGGAGGAGACGGCGAAGCTTCTGCAGATCCCCGTGGATGACGGCAGCCTGCCCGGCATCGTCAGTAACCGTGTGGACCTGTCCGGGGCACTGTTTGACAAGGCAGTGCTGGCGGAGGACAATATCGTCTTTGGCCACCTGGCGGGAGATGAGCGGGTACGCATCGGCGCGCCGTTGAAAGCATTCACCCGCCATGGTCTGATCGTGGGCACCCCCGGCACCGGCAAGACCACCTTCTCCGTGGATATGCTCCTGCAGTTCTATGAGAAGGGCATCCCCTTCCTGGCCATCGAGCCGACGAAAACGGAGTACCGGGCCATGATCGACGCCATCCCGGATCTGCAGATCTTCACCCCCGGCAACAGCGGCGTGTCGCCCTTCCTCTGCAATCCCTTCCTGCCGCCCCGGAACATCACGGTGGAGAAGTACATCCCCAGTCTGGTCAGCGCCTTCCAGGCGGCGTTTTCCATGCCGTCGCCCCTGGATATGATCTTCCTGTCCGTTGTCCGGGCGGCCTATACGAAATACGGCTGGAAGAACAGCAGCAGGGCAGGGGACCCGGATGTACAGCCCTTCGGCCTGTATGAGTTCATCCTCTGCTTCAAGGAGCTGGTGGCCAACTCCGGGTACAGCGGCGAGGTGCGGAGCAACCTCCAGTCCGGCGGCACCCTGCGGCTGATGAACCTGCTGGAGCAGAACGCCAGCATCTACGACACCATCCACACCATCCCGCTGGATGATCTGCTGTCCAAGCCCACGGTGCTGGAGCTGAATGCCATCGAGAATCAGGAGCAGAAAGCGCTGCTCATGGCCCTGCTGCTGATCTCCGTCTGCACCCACACCAAGCAGAACCAGAAGGGCGACGGAGAGCTGAAAAACATCATCCTCATCGACGAGGCCCATGTGCTGCTGAGAGGCAAGTCCCGCGCCGATGGGCCGGGCGGGCAGGACACCACGGTGCTGGCTCTGCAGAATATGATCGCGGAGATCCGCTCCTACGGCACCGGCATCCTCATCGCTGATCAGTCCCCCACGGCGGTCAGTCGGCCTATCGTGGCCAACACGGACATCAAGGTGTCCTTCCGCCTGGTGCAGGGAGAGGAGAAGGCGGCTCTGGCGGACAGTACCGGCATGGAGGAGACCCAGCGGCAGCATCTGGGCCGTCTGGGCGTGGGCGAGGCCTTCGTCTATTACAGCCGCCTGGACGCGCCCCAGTTGGTGAAGACCACCGACAGCCGGGCAGCCAAAGGTATCCGCCTATCGGTTCCCGACGGGGAGATCGCCGGACGCATGACCTATTGGATCCATCATGGGGATCTGCTCAAGCCCTGCCGGGAATGCGGCCTCTGCCCCCAGTGCGCCGGCGGCTGCGATCTGGCCCTCCGGGATCGGGCGGACTACTACGCCACCCGGGTGCTGCAGGAAAACGGTGTCAAAATGAAAGGCCGCAGCACCGCGGCACAGTACGCGATCCTGCTGCACAAGCCCCTGGCCCTCTGGGAGGGGACGCCGGGGCCGGACTTTGAACGGCTGTGCTTCTGCGCCCGTCTGCGGCTGCTGCGGAAGATTGCATTGGAAAAAGGCTTTGTATTTTCCCCGCGGGAGATGGAGACCATTCTGCTCCCCCGGGAGAAGGGAGAATAA
- a CDS encoding tetratricopeptide repeat protein, producing the protein MKKLQCAICGGALVMQDGMAVCESCGMKFSKEEVKKMVVELSGPIQIDGEVKVTGVEDADALYRRAKDAERIGELEAAYDTYSNATRKYPGDGRMWLGKATVRVKIKLGECEKELLEYPATGDNDKCYYPYIFDNSFGDLKWCDEIEKYYKRAQSLGGVADEAQQGLLWFQNQKESVIQKYKDKKRKRDTYYYWEKANAEFLNTFPSIFAKEYALAFLLKLDVKKGRHEIITETGLRKLSSEFDMIESFEGVQGSKIRFNYHYSGSRRYAGRTTHYSGSRSGSIDLPEGMTIQGDIRPMMDGFTYKTGLFGGKKTYSYADDPDKDKGPTFDE; encoded by the coding sequence ATGAAAAAATTACAATGTGCGATCTGCGGCGGAGCGCTGGTCATGCAGGACGGCATGGCCGTGTGCGAGAGCTGCGGCATGAAGTTCTCCAAAGAAGAAGTTAAGAAAATGGTGGTGGAGCTGTCCGGCCCCATCCAGATCGACGGCGAGGTCAAGGTCACTGGCGTGGAGGATGCCGACGCCCTCTACCGGCGGGCCAAAGATGCCGAGCGCATTGGAGAATTAGAAGCTGCGTATGATACCTACTCGAATGCCACAAGGAAATATCCCGGAGATGGCAGAATGTGGCTTGGTAAGGCAACTGTCCGGGTGAAGATCAAACTGGGAGAATGCGAAAAGGAACTATTAGAGTATCCTGCTACCGGTGATAATGATAAATGTTATTATCCTTATATATTCGATAACTCATTTGGGGATTTGAAGTGGTGCGATGAAATAGAAAAATACTATAAGCGGGCACAGTCTCTCGGCGGCGTTGCTGACGAAGCACAGCAGGGCCTGCTGTGGTTCCAAAATCAAAAGGAATCGGTGATCCAGAAGTACAAGGACAAGAAAAGGAAGCGCGACACATATTACTATTGGGAAAAAGCCAATGCAGAATTTCTGAATACCTTTCCCAGTATTTTTGCTAAGGAATACGCGTTGGCTTTTCTCCTGAAGCTGGATGTAAAGAAGGGTCGTCATGAGATAATCACCGAGACAGGGTTAAGGAAATTGAGTAGCGAATTCGACATGATCGAATCTTTTGAGGGCGTGCAGGGTAGTAAAATCCGTTTTAATTATCATTATTCTGGTTCTCGTCGTTATGCTGGGCGTACTACACATTATAGTGGATCTCGCTCTGGTTCGATTGATCTTCCGGAAGGCATGACCATTCAGGGCGATATCCGCCCCATGATGGACGGCTTCACCTATAAAACGGGCCTGTTCGGTGGTAAGAAAACCTATTCTTACGCCGACGACCCCGACAAGGACAAAGGCCCCACATTTGACGAGTAA
- a CDS encoding spore coat protein CotJB, whose protein sequence is MQPNPNTCSVGQGGLPGPCASLAYPFVSMQCNNPERYDQNKALATGTLFPGLDLPFHAAVNSNLKVNTALAELMALDFAIDELGLYLTTHPQDQEVLDLYWSYIKLAKEGRKKYQEMYGPLLQTDLTPDEGYAWLNNPWPWEEGGND, encoded by the coding sequence TTGCAACCCAATCCCAACACTTGCAGCGTGGGCCAGGGCGGGCTCCCCGGCCCCTGTGCTTCACTCGCCTATCCCTTTGTCTCCATGCAGTGCAACAATCCGGAGCGCTATGATCAGAATAAGGCTCTTGCCACCGGTACCTTATTCCCCGGTCTGGATCTGCCGTTTCACGCCGCTGTCAACAGCAACCTGAAGGTAAACACTGCGCTGGCAGAGCTGATGGCCCTGGATTTTGCCATTGACGAACTGGGCCTCTATTTGACCACCCACCCCCAGGATCAGGAGGTTTTGGATCTGTATTGGTCCTATATCAAACTGGCAAAGGAAGGCCGGAAAAAGTACCAGGAGATGTACGGTCCCCTTCTGCAGACAGACCTCACCCCGGATGAGGGGTATGCCTGGCTGAATAATCCCTGGCCCTGGGAAGAAGGAGGAAATGACTGA
- a CDS encoding manganese catalase family protein: MFVYEKKLQYPVRIKNTNPKLAALIISQYGGPHGELGASLRYLSQRYSMPYPELKGLLTDIGTEELGHLEMVGTVVHQLTRNLNANQIKEAGFDQYFVDHTAGVYPQFASGESWTASTISVSGDTIADLTEDLAAEQKARLTYDNILRFTDDPDVRDVIKFLREREVVHFQRFGETKRTRWNGTSKSC; this comes from the coding sequence ATGTTTGTATACGAGAAAAAACTTCAGTACCCTGTTCGGATTAAGAACACCAACCCTAAGCTGGCGGCACTGATCATTTCGCAGTACGGGGGACCACACGGGGAGCTTGGCGCATCCCTGCGTTACCTGAGTCAGAGATACTCCATGCCATATCCCGAGCTGAAAGGGCTGCTGACCGATATTGGCACGGAAGAGCTGGGACACCTTGAAATGGTGGGCACGGTCGTGCACCAGCTGACCCGGAACCTGAACGCCAACCAGATCAAAGAGGCTGGTTTTGACCAGTACTTCGTGGACCACACCGCCGGCGTCTATCCCCAGTTTGCCTCTGGCGAGTCCTGGACGGCCAGCACCATCTCTGTCTCCGGCGACACCATCGCTGATCTGACGGAAGATCTGGCGGCCGAGCAGAAGGCCCGTCTCACCTATGATAATATTCTGCGCTTCACCGATGATCCCGACGTACGGGATGTCATCAAGTTCCTGCGTGAGCGTGAAGTTGTCCACTTCCAGCGATTCGGCGAAACAAAGCGTACAAGATGGAATGGGACAAGCAAGAGCTGCTGA